In Drosophila subpulchrella strain 33 F10 #4 breed RU33 chromosome 4, RU_Dsub_v1.1 Primary Assembly, whole genome shotgun sequence, the genomic stretch agtggatctccttcagcacttcaactattctgcggatttgcccctgttgttgttttgcttcctgtcggttaagtcccacaataatgggcaacagcttggattaggcgtcctttttcatctgcactgatctcctttaaccgtttgtggggtttcttttaaattccccaccgcttctgcacgaacaccgccaaagattaaatttcttactctttgggccgcggctaacggcgttcatcgaaaattcactcccgaaatctggtatattttctggtatttccttagctcacctgagtaccgcgctgaaaaacagacccgtcgaaaagctttagccgcctgtttgcctctcgctcactcctatggttagctcgcagttttcgtcgatgtgagtccTAGGCTTAACCAGCAACTAACAATTGGCCGCCGAGAAGTGATTTTACCAACAAATTGGCAGCCAACAACACAGCAGGCAGACATTGTTTACAAGTTGAAGTAAGTTGAATGTAGAATGTCGAAAAAGTTCATAGGAAGCTTTAGATGAGTGCCAACAAATAGCTGTGTGGCTTTGCAAAACGCAGaggaaagaaaataaaagagcGCGATAAAACTAATTCAGCAAACCCCCGTTAACTCGAAAATGAGAGCCGGTCACTGAAGTTGGGAGAATGTAGCAGAGCGAACGGTGCGAGAGAGCGCCAAAACACAATTCACCCGCGTCGTTAACTAttatccaatataataataaagataatggttttaacacaaataaataacttGCATTCAAACGTCGGGCTCGACCGAGTTGAAAATGTGAACTTTGGAAGTATATAAGATCGGTAATTTAGACACTAGGCGAATAAATGTGGGAGCGAGTATAAAACAAGTCCGTGTACAACAGAGAGTGAATTGAATGTGTTGATTCATCAGCGACAATGCGTTTTCAATAGCTCCGTTAACATCGAGCATTAATCGAGCAAAACATCTTACTGTTCTTGCTAGGAGCATTGTAAATCTGCACTTTCACTGTCGTAGTTTAACTatcaaaagatttaaaaattaatattaaaagcaTCGAACACTGATATTGCACGTGTAAGCAGTAAAAGATCACACACTGTCACCAAGAGCCTACCTCCATCAAACAAATTTGGGACTTAGTTCGAGCGTTTGTCCGATTACTGATGTCCATAAGATTTTATTGTAATCTCTCTATGTTAATGACTTACCAAGAGCTCTTTCCGAATGCGATGTCCATCTATGCGCTGATGACGCTGATGATCTGTTGCTtcagaaatttaaaaatgggaaaatgaTAAAGTACGAGCTTAAACCCAAAAAAGAGAAGTGAATGGCAATAACTGTGAACCTCTGTATTTGCATCATTCGTTGAGCTCTTGGTGTAGCCGAAATTCGCTTCCTCTTAACATAAACAAGTGCTTCTATGTCCCTTACAGTAAATCCGTATACAATTTCGTTCCATCCCATAATATCAATGGTAAACCTCTACAACTGCGGCAGGTATCCTTAGATCTAGGTGTGGAAGTTTAAGTTTGCAGCACACTTCGATTACTCATGCCCAGGGCCTATGCCATGTTTGGATTTGTGAAACGGAACGCAGCACTATTCACGGATCCCTACACCAGACTCGCGctttattttgcatttgcCCGATCTGAACTAGAATATGCAGCTCTTATTTGGAATCCCTTCACTACCACTCATTTAAATAGAGTAGAACGactacagaaacaatttctgaAATTCGCTTTGTTGCCGCTAAAGTTGTTAGACCCTGTCCCTTCATACCACCAGCAATGTAGGCTTGCGCATCGTAAAAGTATCCTCGCCATTTGCTTCATCTCTGATTTGGTGAATGGTAGTATCGACTGTCCGGAACAACTCTCGAAAGTTCAATTTCGCGCTCCGTCTAGACAACTTCGGAATTTTGATCCCTTTATTCTCGAGCTGCGGCGGACAAATTATTCTCAAAATGAGCCCCTCTATGGGGCCTTATATGTGTCTACGCACTTCCAATTGATATGCAATTGGACTACTACTCAAACAAATCAATTCTTAAGCATAGGTTagtcaattattttgtaaattttagtACGTAAGACAAGTTGTTGAATTGTATAAGTAGCAAGTAAAGGTATTCcgttggcgaaataaataaataaataaaaactgctCCTAGCACAATCGCGAAGAACCCTAAATTTGTACTGTTCTTAGCTACAAAACCGTGTTCCCAAATAGAGAATTTTAGTTAAATCTACCTTATTCTATGAAAACAATTATGCTTAAATTAAGCAAATTTTTGCAAACTTAAAGATAGATAAACCTTTTTAAGTATATTATCATTAACTCATATTTaggaaatttaattaataatataactAAAACCTAATGtccatattttttaatacaaagCGATGTGACTAACGCATAAAACATGATACAAAATGAAACACATAGCGTTAGTATATGAACaaccaaataaaaaaagaaatcgaTCTGTTTTGATTTTAGATGGACGTTGATCCTGCCACATATTATAATAGAGTTTGTGGTCATATGTAAAATGTTTCGATTGCCCTTTCGGTATTGGCATTATTCGGCAAGGCTCTAAGTTTTGCCATTTTACCATTGTTTCCTTGAATATTGACTCGGGCAGTCGCCAACAGTATACAACTGGATTGCTTTCCACTCGCAGATGCTGCCGTGATTCCATACAAGGATCAGGATTCGTTTCCAAATACTTTTCGGTATAGTATTTTTAAATGCACTCAAAACAATATCTTTTTGTGCATGTTTTATTGCGTGCCGCAAGTACAGAACTAGTGGCAAAAGTCGCCGCAATAAGTTCATAACAAATTAGGCTGCGGTAAATGAATGCGTCAAGATATCTTTTGATACTGATTTTATTGAGCATGGAACCGGGTTTATATACATTATTTGGGGTTACAAGGATATTTACTTAGGTCTAGTATAGATACAAATGGATATGGTGGTTTATTATCAGTTTACAGAAAAATTGTCTAAGTAAGCAATTACATATACCAGATAGTCGGGTTAAAGTTTCCCAAGGGTTATGACAATTCGGACTGTCACCTTTCTGAcgttatataatatatacctATTTCTTTCATAAGCGCCACTCTCAAACGGTATGCACAGCACCTAACAGAAAAGGGATCGAACTTATGTACTCATTGAAATATAGACTCTATATCTTAAAAACCAGAGTGTATGCCAAAAAACTACTTTTGCCGATAATGCAGTGGCCAGATCACTATAGATAGTTATCAACCGATTCGCAGTATCGATAACATCGATAAAAATTGTACAGACTTTTCAATTATGAATGCTTTTAGAAAACTCTAATTAGGTAATTCCCCCAAGTATTAGCACCCATGATATTTTTCACCTAAACGGCATACCGTTGATTTGATGTTTTTCTTGATGgtgtttcctttttgtatGCGCTTGGTTCGGGCGCGAAAACAAAAGCCGCTTTTGACCTCTACCCAAAAGAATCCAAAAGCTTGCAGTTTTCTTGTGATAACTCAAATTCAGTTTTTCAAAAAAGAGTTTATATTTTCAACATTActtcttttattattgtatATGTGAATTAAACTATTTTTCATACATTAGTTATAATCTATTTTAAGTATTATTTACTTAAACGTAAGTATGTAATTTCTATCAACTTAATGCTAACATTTACTCATATATCTGCTTAGGTATAGGAtaacatttatattatataaatacaCATTGTTAGCCTTTGCCACTATCTATAGTTCAGCTTAGGCTAAAACCTATCAGTCGACCAATAAATTATAATGAATAAAGTGAACTTTAAATTCATTATATCAGAGTTATTTAATTCAACATATCTCCctaaaagcaaataaaataatgatttatccattatcaaagtaaataaaaagtCATTACATATATATTACATGTATATACAAATAGCTATTATATTCGTTGTGGGTCCCCTTTTATTATTGTTAGGGTACTACTACAATACCAATAACGTACATCGACGGGTGCCCTATGATACcagcttttatttatttataaggtttttatattaaaatatacttgtaAGAAAAGAATGAACTAAATAATTTCCAGCAAGAAAAAAGTACGGTTTTTTACTGCACAGCTTATAGACGTACAAATTAAAAGATACACATAATAATATTGCAAGCGTTTCAGGGAAAACTCAAGATTAAAAACACAGAAAATGGAAGcatttgatattttttaaagattaaaaattaattaaaatctaATGGTTTGTATTTAgttatacatttatatattttgaattaaCGAGTTGCTCATAAACTTTTCAGTAAAATAAAGCTTAAtttagttatttgtttattgatAAATTATCGGATCAAACATATGTAATATGGTTAAACAGTCTTTTAAATTAGCAATGGCTATATACATTGTTCTGATTACATAAATAATACATTACTTCGTTAATATATCCAGGACCACAAAACTATTGTAACACAGATTCTTCATCATCTTATACGTGTTTGCGATTAAGctctttataaatatattggtATATGTGTCATTGTGTATGTTAAAAACAGGCCTTCTAAAACTGAATTTGTTGCCATTTTACATAgcaaagttaaaatatttttaaaatagtttttattaaaatttgaaatgtttGACATAAAAAAATACTGTGTTGCTCACCAATGGGTTCACAAGTTTTCAAGGATGTTCAGGCGAAAAATTAGCAAAAATATGACAGCCTAACTCGGTTTTAGATGGCCGGTTTTAGAGGTAATGTCccaaatatatgtatgtagtaTATATACATGgtatgatatatatatataccataaatttatatatatgtatgaacGTGACTAGAGCCCTATATAAATCGGCATTTAGTTTATCacagcaatatttttattgaatttctAGGCCTGCTATTAATGtaatttcctttaaaccttTTAATACTTCTTATAGATTTCAATTTTGATAGAGGTCCTAGGTCGTAACctttatatgttttatttaaaaattactttttgaattcatgaatttttaaataatcatAAAATTTATGTCTTGAGTTTTGTTTCCCGCTAGAAAAGTACAAAGTATAGATATTATCCGGCCTGTTCCAGTTTTCACTTGGTAGTGAATTCgataacatttttaagattTCCCCTTAGCATTATAAAATCTCCACTGTTGGTTGGGGAATTTTCTAAGCCAAATTAAGTTTTGGTGTGAAGTTAAACAGCTGACTGCATCGGCAGTCTCTTAACAAAAGCATAAGCATTTCCAGAGTTTTTCAACCAAAGAGCATATTAAATTTTGACCTGCTATGGCTCTCTATCTGCATCgggatttatataaataatatgtaCAGAAAGTGCTGCGAAATACTAAAGAAAAAGGGCTGCCGATATCCCTGCCGCAAACGTTTCATACATTTTACACAAAAAGTTGAGTGATATTTTAGGCAAAACAACAAACCTTCAATtagttttcaatttatttattttatttgcaaaaaaatacaacaaatatgaaaataaaaaaagttcaATATGAGGGCCATAAGAAACCgtgattatttttttgaagtAAAAGCTAGAAAAGGTTAGAAACGCTGTGATTATTTCCAAAGTAAAAACTAGAACAGGGCCGTATATAAAGATCCAAAATAAGGTAAGATTCTTAAAAGTGATCAAATTTCAGTTTCATCAAACTGTTCTGGGATTCAAAATGTCTGTGTGAAGGTGGCTTTAGGTAGGTGGACTGGAATGTTGATGATGATTATGTATTCTTATACTTTACTCTTCCATATTTTACAAGATTTTGGGCGCACAGTAGTTCCGTCAAggcaattgcaaaaaaagaCGCTTTCAGTTAATGTAAACGCaggtatattaaaaaaaacaacttaTGCATATTCTTGCAAAGTGTAtaataagtatatataattttgttcaaaaaattgtcttctataaacaaagtttttttttttgattagaAGACCGGTATGCATTTAGTATCATACAGATATCGGTCACGATTACCAAAAATTGTGCTTTTAATGAACTGGGAATCCTTTGGCATAATGATACAAGAATCATTGaagaaaataaatgttttgaaTTCGGTACATTGATCTTTAAGAAAAAAGCaacaatgaaatatttatatttcaaatattttgtaaaggGTTACAtaggttttattcaaaaataaGGAAACGTCTCTCGCTGAGACAACAAAAGAAGCACCACCCGTTGGACATCTAAACTGGTGACAGGATAATCAGAGAAATACAAAGGAAATTTTAACTGTTAGTGTTTCCCAAAATATACTTCTAGAACGAAAGAACTAACACAATAAGATGTACATTCTTGACGatgctttaaaaaaaaaaaattggattGTCGCAAAAGCTAAATTTTTTGTGTTCTGAAAAgtaaaagttaaaaatatgtGAAAATAAAAACCGAAGCTCCCCTGTATGTAAAAAATCCAATTTTAAAAGTGTATGTAGCCCCTTAAATATTGTTATGTACTTTTCCTATTAATATTATTGTGATTTCATTTTATAATGATTTTCGATTTTCCGACAGAATAGTtgaaaacattattattaattatatactgTTGCCTACTCCGAGAGAAAAACAGTGACATAATATTGTTGAATTAATCAAAATAGAATTTCCTATcattatctttttttttatggtGATAAAATGGTCtcagaaaaaatttttttaaatagtattATATTAGGTATACAAAATGCAACGCCCGTGAAtgatttaatatataatttatgttttattacaaatgaatgtttttgttatgtttttttttgtgaagtACGATTTGTATGCTATAGATTTACATAAGGCTCTAGTTATAATTCTTTAAGTTTtacaaaatcaatttttaGGATTGTCGCAAACCTACGAATCAAGATATGTTTATTAAGTACAGATGTACATCTATAAGCTAACTTCaagttatattaaaattttaagataaTTAAACctaaacaaatttgaattacAAACACATTaacaaacattttatttattataattcaaTGTTTAGCAAACGTGTACGACAAGCCCAATATTGACGTAAAACGTGCCTTTacacaattaataaatttattaaaagtttAATAACTGAATGCAGACTAGTATAAAAGTACTTATAATTATATGGGCGATAAACCAAAGTAAGTATTTAAATGTGACCTAATAATTTATACcagaaaataatttgtaaaaatTGCATTATTATCAGAAATTTAGCTTTTCATGGAATAGTAGCTATCAGGTCTTATGGTCAATAAATTCGTAAGCATTATCAGTACTTTCTATTTGAAAATGTTAcctatttacattttttttttatattgcatatatatatatgtatattatttcacatcttatttaaaatttatgcgTAAATCAATTCTACAAAACATCAATTAAATGTTCTTTCTTGCAGATGATATTCTGTTTAAATCCTTAGCTGTAAAGTTATTAGGATTGTGGTACTGTTAACAGAAATAAACCGCTTGCAACTCAAACATGTTGATAAATATACGAATAGCCCCAAATAAAATTTGTTCTATTGTATTTTGAAGTACCAAGTGAGTTCGGCAGAActtcaaataaaaatttgtaattcCGCCAGCGTATGTGAAATACTTAGAATGGAAGTTTTTTTAAGAATCGAAATATAATAAAGACTGTCAGGAATCTCTAACGAATGGTATCAATCAAGCTATTCATAATGCACTTTCAATatgattttaaattattttgttgctgaaaataattaaaatgatcAAGAATAGTGttattcaaaaacaaaaattacagTTTGGATTTTTATGGTCGAAAAGTTACGTCCAATAATTAAAAGGCTTTCTAAATGCTTACAGAAATATGACAACTATGTACATTGACGTTCTCATTAAAGCAATTTTAATCTGAAACTTGGATTTTTCGTTACTGCGAGCGTGACAAATTTGTAAAGCTTCCAGCGATCATTGCTCGAAAaaaattcttaacaaaaagaAACGCTATAATCGAGTGTCTCGACTATCAAACGCCCGGTACATTGTTCACCATCTTTAAAACAAACCTTCAGATGGAGCCACAAACACTAATGGGGCTAGCGCCATTTACTTCAACTAATAGTGACTTCAGTGACCATAAAAGGCCTTCTAAccttaatttatataaaagatttttaataaCTGTCAGGTTTAACAAAATTTAGGTAGGGTATAGGCAatgacaaaataaaaagaaagtaTGAATTTTACAATTTGTAGGCGTTACAATACGCATACATCACTAAAATCGCATTCCAAAGAGAGAGTTGAGGATCTCTATAGCTTTTACACTTCCTAAAATATCGACGTTCATATGGACTGACGAATGGACAGACAGTCATCGCTAAATCGACTTGggtagtgatcctgatcaagatgATCAAAGATCGTATGATAAgaagtaaatatatatatggcTGCCTTCAACAAGTTCTCTCGTTGCCATATATATTAAGGACACCGAcatctttaaaaagttttaattttattctaaaacaaataataattaatttttgttttacacTGTAACTAGAAAGACCGAACTATTTCATTAATATTGTTTAGAAGAATTCATTTAAGCAAACCAACATAAAACTGAAATCGAATTATCGGAAGTGATATACCGTATAGGGCCATAAAGTTTTAGAGATTAGGTTAATGAATTAAGCATTGAAGATAGGACATGTGCTTGCAAAATGGATTGATGGTTAGTGTATGTTGTCTGTTAATTTATTTGGCATTTCTTAGCTTGGGATCTGTCTCAGgtttattttaagaaatatttacgGTTGGCCACTAATTAAGTTGATGCTATCGGGTTTTGTGCATAAGTCTTAAGATTCGGTGAACTTAGTATAtagtttaattataaaaaagaaatattgcGTTGTATATCTTGGCACTAGTTATTAATGGCCTCTGGTTTCATAAGATGGCGATGGGATGTCGAGATAATTATTGCACggttatttatttgaattatttttcGCTCACTTATgaataattaaatgtaaaaatacATTTGGATCTGTTATGAAACGCTAATGACGCCAGTTTCGGAAGCGCCTGCGCTTGTAGTCTTTACAGATGCATTTGCTTGTGGATCAGATGCTTTATGGCATTCACTGCTATTTACAGCATGAGTACTTACGGACAACATTGTCGGCTCACTCCTTTTAGCTGTTTCCATATGGTTAGTTAACTGTTGATGGAAATGTTGGCTAAAAGTGCTGTTTAAAAGAGAATGGTTCGCGCGATAGCCATGTGCCGCCACATGATGAATAATGGAGGTGGCTGCATGAGCTACAATAGTCTGAGAGTTACTACCTTTCATCAATTCAACATTTTGATATTCACGTCTTTTAGTTAACTGATTAATGCTCAGGGGATTATTAATATCCCGTGGGTTAGCACCAATAGGGTTTCGGGAAATGTTTGGCATTGAAGAATGGTTTATACTACTATTACCAATCGATGGCAACGATAATATAGCATTATTACAAACTGTGGGATGTGGCTGAAAAAATGTGTCAGGGCTACAGCTACTTGTGCTAACTACTGGAGGACTTAACCCCATTCCCAAGTGACTAAATCGATTTCCAAGCATCATGGCTCTTTCATGCGATGAACTTGGAGATGGACCCGTCGTACCTGTAACTGGCGAAACTGTACTGGAAGTATTTGGGGTAGTGCTAATGCTACTAGTTGACCCACTACTCGATCCTGATGTAGACACAGATGTGGACCGTTGTTGTGAAGTCTGCTGATCTGCACTGACGATCAAAAGGGCATTTGAGGTGGCAGGAAATACAACATTAGTTGCTGGATTGATATTCATATTAAGTGGGCTTGCCAAGCTCATTGTTGTCGATGGGCTCTGTAAACTGGACAATCCACTTAGACAGCCTGGGCTGGGCATGGATTGATTTAAAGACTCGGTGTCGTCATCTACTATTTTATTACTTTCGTCGCCGCTTCCACAACTTCCGGCCAGTTTATCATCATCGTATTCGTCATCGTCGTCATCACTTAGCTGGCTTCCGTGTTCATCAATACCGCTCCCGTCTTCGGTGGGCCCATTTTCATTCAGTGCTTCCATATAAcgaatgcatttttttttgcgcctgtgtaaaataagaaattataaatataagttaaatatataaatattttttcagaaCCACTTAAAGTGCAAGTACTTATTCATTCCGTATAATTTATACACAATAATTAAACGTTCATGCAGCAAGGATCAAGGCCTTACAATTCACAAACAGAtcaacaataataaaaatgatttattattattattaacagcATGCCTATATTGCttcaattatataaatattaaacctTAAATCTTAATTATAAATGTATTCTGCTGATGCTCAATATTTGAATGAACCAATCAAGCCATTTATTCGGGGAAcgactaaaattaaaaactaacaATGCAATGTATTgcgtaaaaaaaaaataattccatAATTTGTACATATATTCTCTATTAATATGTTAATATACAATACTATTACTTCAAAAGCATTAAAAAGGACAActattaaaatcatttttgttCAAGAAATTATTCATACAAACGGCAGaacacaaaaataataaaaacaagaaaacagCTAACTTCGGCACCCGAAGTTTATACACACTTTCAATCAAAATGCTTATTTGCTTAGTAGTGGGAATTTTATCTAGTTTTGATCATAGTGCAGGGCCACCcagcatatatgtatatttgtcAAAGGTAAAAGGTCTCAGTTTAATACAAAACCACCAATCATAATAATTCACATTgtaaaaatactatttttagACATATTCGAACACGTTAAACTcactaaaacaaaaaaatccattgaaactttattattaatagATTTTCTTGGATAAACAAACCCTTATAGACAACCAGCTTTCTGAAGTTAGcaatattatatatatcaATACGATCGCAGATTTTTTGGATTTATGGTATTAGAATTGATCTAGTGAACAAACATTATAAAAGTACATTTGATCCAGATAAGCCAAGAACATACGAAATTTGTGATCCAATTCTTTAGTAGTgaaaattttatcaaattttGATCATGGTGCAAGGTTAGGTGTTTATTTGCTTAATGTTCCTACCTTACTTTTTTCTAAGAGAACTGTGTGTCATACTAATTGTCAATTGTTTGCTGAGAGTCTAAGATTTCATGACACATTTAGGCGAAAGATTGttatttgatttaaatgtGTAGAAGTGTGAAAACTAAATGTCTGTACGAGTTATTCGCCCAGAGCGATTCTGTTATATTgagcataaaaataaaaaacctaaGAGTTCCTATGAGTAACCATATCTATTTATTTGTAATAATGATGGTTGGTGGGGCAATGGAATGCACattaaaaattacaaaaaatgtgCCAATAAAGAACATAAtttcaacttttttaattaaacaaaaacattttgtaaattttaaaatgtataaaacgTGACATCTTTGGTTCCAACTATCAACAACAATCACAATCAACCAACAATCACTATAGGTTTTTGTGTTAGtgttcttaaaatattaaaagaaaatgcaaaataaTCGCATTGTTGCTTGGTGTATTAAAccctttaaaaaatgcgtaTTGAGGAGTCAACCGTATCACAGccaaaatgtaatttatttaagGACTGTCGATGCTGAAAATGCGCTttgaacaaataaaaaaaacaactattaattaaaacaaaggtACGCAAATAACATCCAAGTTGTGCCGTTATTGTCCGACAGAGAGTTTATAGAATAACAACTGTTTATTTCACCGGGCGGCAAAAACtggaataaaatattaaatatacatatatatatattatatttacgCAGTGATATCAATGAgttgcattaaaattgtaaaataacggaaataaataactttattAGGTTTCTATCTAATGAATCCCAATTCTGTCACTAAGCTCAAAAGCTTTTATTGGCGAgcgaaatttaaatttagttaaaatatattttttaaagaatttgtttttattattaattatttacaACTTGAATCCTGTTTACACAACAGTTGCTTTATATAGTTATAGAGTTATGGGGCTAAATTGGTTTTTTATACATTGGCCTTACATAGGCATTAGAGGTTGATAAAAGAAGTCTGGTTTggatctttgatatttttttgtatatttatttatttatttttgtatatttatttcattactTGAAAATCTGACCTAGGAAACGAGTAGGGAAGGTACTTTTTCGAATGGACCCAGCCTGACACAAAAAATacgttttttaatatatttgctTGAACGTAGTCAAGCATGGTTTTCCAGGGGTGTAACGGTAAGGTTTGTCAATCgtattaaaatgaaaaaaggtTTATTTACGGTCAAAAAGTCATCAAAGTGAAGAAGTAACTAATCTTCCAACAATAGATTTAGTCTCATAAcatttattgaaatatttagaAAAGAGAATCCAATTGTGGATCGTGTTAATTTTACTATTTAATATAAAGGCTTTGCaagtttagttttttttgttattaacATTGGATTGTCGTAGATCAATGGcacttttcttaaaataaagtCCTTCTTCACTGGCATTCCTGCACGGCTTAATCGACAATTTTAAaccctttttttaaataaaaaacattccccaggtcggttttttttttatttttttaactttaaacacttaaaaatgtattctttgaaaaactttttttgtcttaaaaaatactaaaaccTTACCTAAACAAACTAGATATTAAAAGATATGTATCAAAATTAAGAAGAACAATTGAATGACAATGATTTTAGGTTG encodes the following:
- the LOC119547349 gene encoding protein pangolin, isoforms A/H/I/S isoform X11 codes for the protein MVTCQKRKSEKKTDRQRIREWHALGREEQAKYYELARRERQLHMQMYPDWSSRTNASRGKKRKRKQDTNDGGNNMKKCRARFGLDQQNQWCKPCRRKKKCIRYMEALNENGPTEDGSGIDEHGSQLSDDDDDEYDDDKLAGSCGSGDESNKIVDDDTESLNQSMPSPGCLSGLSSLQSPSTTMSLASPLNMNINPATNVVFPATSNALLIVSADQQTSQQRSTSVSTSGSSSGSTSSISTTPNTSSTVSPVTGTTGPSPSSSHERAMMLGNRFSHLGMGLSPPVVSTSSCSPDTFFQPHPTVCNNAILSLPSIGNSSINHSSMPNISRNPIGANPRDINNPLSINQLTKRREYQNVELMKGSNSQTIVAHAATSIIHHVAAHGYRANHSLLNSTFSQHFHQQLTNHMETAKRSEPTMLSVSTHAVNSSECHKASDPQANASVKTTSAGASETGVISVS
- the LOC119547349 gene encoding protein pangolin, isoforms A/H/I/S isoform X9, which encodes MPHTHSRHGSSGDDLCSTDEVKIFKDEGDREDEKISSENLLVEEKSSLIDLTESEEKGQKIARPDHSPVFNKLDTHAPSFNMGYLVSPYSYANGTPSGLPVTMANKMGLPPFFCHNADPLTTPPPAHCGIPPYQLDPKTMGLTRPALYPFAGGQYPYPMLSSDMSQVASCDFPFRFSPSLLPSVHATSHHVLNAHSAIVGVNSKQECGVQDTTTNNRYPRNLDTKNSSNTQSNDAKETSNDKKKPHIKKPLNAFMLYMKEMRAKVVAECTLKESAAINQILGRRWHELSREEQSKYYEKARQERQLHMELYPGWSARDNYGYVSKKKKRKKDRSTTDSGGNNMKKCRARFGLDQQNQWCKPCRRKKKCIRYMEALNENGPTEDGSGIDEHGSQLSDDDDDEYDDDKLAGSCGSGDESNKIVDDDTESLNQSMPSPGCLSGLSSLQSPSTTMSLASPLNMNINPATNVVFPATSNALLIVSADQQTSQQRSTSVSTSGSSSGSTSSISTTPNTSSTVSPVTGTTGPSPSSSHERAMMLGNRFSHLGMGLSPPVVSTSSCSPDTFFQPHPTVCNNAILSLPSIGNSSINHSSMPNISRNPIGANPRDINNPLSINQLTKRREYQNVELMKGSNSQTIVAHAATSIIHHVAAHGYRANHSLLNSTFSQHFHQQLTNHMETAKRSEPTMLSVSTHAVNSSECHKASDPQANASVKTTSAGASETGVISVS